In Eubalaena glacialis isolate mEubGla1 chromosome 12, mEubGla1.1.hap2.+ XY, whole genome shotgun sequence, a single window of DNA contains:
- the LOC133102012 gene encoding solute carrier family 22 member 1 isoform X2 — translation MLTVDDVLEQVGEFGWFQKQAFLILCLISAAFAPIYVGIVFLAFTPDHRCRSPGVAELSRRCGWSLAEELNYTVPGPGPEGQAFPRRCRRYEVDWNQSALGCVDPLAGLAANSSLLPLGPCRHGWVYDTPGSSIVTEFNLVCDDSWKVDLFQSCVNVGFFLGSLGIGYIADRFGRKVCLLATTLISAILGVLTAAAPDYTSLLLFRLGQGLVSKGSWTAGYTLITEFVGLGYRRTVAILYQVAFTVGLVLLSGLAYAVPHWRWLQLAVSLPTFLLLLCYWFVPESPRWLLSQKRNTQAIKIMDYIAQKNGKLPPPDLKMLSLEEDVTEKLSPSFAGLFRTPHLRKHTFILMYLWFTSSVLYQGLIMHMGVTGGNLYLDFFYSALVEFPAAFIILVTTERFGRLYPLAGSNLVVGAACFLMIFISHAEETEA, via the exons ATGCTCACCGTGGACGACGTTCTGGAGCAGGTCGGGGAGTTCGGTTGGTTCCAGAAGCAAGCCTTCCTGATCCTGTGCCTGATCTCTGCCGCCTTCGCCCCCATCTACGTGGGCATCGTCTTCCTGGCCTTCACCCCGGACCACCGCTGCCGGAGCCCCGGGGTGGCCGAGCTGAGCCGGCGATGCGGCTGGAGCCTGGCTGAGGAGCTCAACTACACGGTGCCGGGCCCGGGGCCCGAGGGCCAGGCCTTCCCCCGCCGGTGCCGCCGCTACGAGGTCGACTGGAACCAGAGCGCCCTCGGCTGCGTGGACCCGCTGGCCGGCCTGGCCGCCAACAGCAGCCTCCTGCCTCTGGGCCCCTGTCGGCACGGCTGGGTGTACGACACGCCCGGCTCCTCCATCGTGACCGAG TTTAACCTGGTGTGCGATGACTCTTGGAAGGTGGACCTCTTTCAGTCCTGTGTGAATGTGGGCTTCTTCCTGGGCTCTCTGGGCATCGGCTACATTGCAGACAG GTTTGGCCGTAAagtgtgcctcttggccaccacCCTCATCAGTGCCATCTTGGGCGTCCTGACGGCGGCTGCTCCAGACTACACGTCCCTGCTGCTCTTCcgcctggggcaggggctggtcAGCAAGGGCAGCTGGACGGCTGGCTACACCTTGA TCACAGAATTCGTGGGCTTGGGCTACAGAAGGACGGTGGCGATCCTCTACCAGGTGGCGTTCACGGTGGGGCTCGTGCTGCTCTCCGGCCTGGCCTACGCGGTCCCTCACTGGCGCTGGCTCCAGCTGGCCGTCTCTCTGCCCACCTTCCTCCTCCTGCTGTGCTACTG GTTTGTGCCCGAGTCGCCCCGATGGCTGTTATCGCAAAAGAGAAACACTCAAGCAATAAAGATAATGGACTACATAGCCCAAAAGAATGGGAAATTGCCTCCTCCTGATCTAAAG ATGCTGTCTCTCGAAGAGGATGTCACTGAAAAGCTGAGCCCCTCGTTTGCAGGCCTGTTCCGCACGCCGCACCTGAGGAAGCACACCTTCATCCTGATGTACCTGTG gTTCACCAGCTCCGTACTCTACCAGGGCCTCATCATGCACATGGGCGTCACCGGCGGGAACCTCTATCTGGATTTCTTCTACTCTGCTCTGGTCGAATTCCCGGCGGCCTTCATCATCCTCGTCACCACTGAGCGCTTCGGCCGCCTCTACCCGCTGGCCGGGTCCAATCTGGTGGTGGGGGCAGCCTGCTTCCTCATGATCTTTATCTCACACG ctgaggagacTGAAGCATGA